The segment ATCTTTGACATGCTTATGACAGATTTTGCAGAAATACCGCCGGAGGGAAAGAAGTTCATCTCTGAGAAAGGTCTTGTTGCTGTTCTATTGCTATGTGTTGTGTTCACAATCACTGTTCTTTTCACTTCTGTGGCATGTTATTTCTATCACAAGGATAAGTGCTCTGCACGACCAGCACTGCCATCCTCTGTGAAAGGCACAAACTGGAATAGCGTGGCCAACTCAACAAGCAACCAATCAGCTTCCATGCAAGGGTTTTATGTCAACACCAGCTTCTACCCCAGACCAATCATTGGTAGGTAAAATTTAAATCTCTTCCACGTTTTCAGTATTAATTGCTTACGCATGATACACAACAGTGCCAAGGAATATGAGTGCTGAAATAGGACAAAAAGTGTGAGTTATATGAATGTATGTATTGAGATATCATATCACTGATGTACAAGTGAGggcaagattttttttttttttttaattttgtttcctgTGGTGCAATacctaaaaagtaatttttgcTGGTTGTTGCTAGCATGGGTGAATGAAGAACTACTGTGATGGAACGGTCATCTTGGTGTTTTACATTTATTACATTATTTTGACTTTCATGCTTGTGCGGTAGTTTAAAACCTCTCATTCTGTCATACCCTTTCTTCACCACTCttgcattaagaaaaaaacagaaTTACAACCGAGAAGTACAATATGATATTAGATTTGCAAGGAATTTTTTTAGATTCATTGATTGCATTGGAAATTTTGAAATATCTGCATCGAATGATCATTTTCTACATTCTCAAAAATTAATGTATTGGCTAATTTGGCTCTCCTGCAGGAATTGTGCGCAAGctttccttcatatttggaaGGGAAAAAGGAGGTTTACCAGGGGCAATCACCCAATTTGCGTTTGTTGAATTAGAGCAAGCAACCAATAGATTCTCAAACACCAATTTAGTAGGGCTTGGAGGGAGCAGCAACGTATACCGTGGTGAGCTTAACGGTGTAGGAGCTGTGGCCATTAAGAAACTGAAAGCAATTGGCGATGATTATGAGTTTTTGACTGAGGTAAGTAAGAAGTTTGTTTGCATTTTCCTACTAGTACTAGCGGGGGGACTGATCAAGCACACATCACAAATTAAGCTCTACAACTATATACTTGGATACATCTTGTTATAAACAACTTAATTATAGATTTCCATCTAAGAATTGCAAAATCCATGCCATGAATTACTTGTATTCTCTTGTTCTGTCCAGATTGAACTTCTATCAAGACTAAACCATTGTCATGTGGTACCTCTGCTGGGTTACTGCTTAGAGTCCCAGGGTAAGCAATCCGAGAGGCTGCTAGTGTTTGAATATATGTGTAATGGTAGCCTCCGAGACTGTCTGGATGTACAAGCAACCAAACCTATGGACTGGGGAACTCGTGTCATTATTGCTATAGGTGCGGCGAAGGGCTTGGAGTATCTACACGAAGCTGCTGCTCCAAGAATATTGCATCGGGACATCAAGTCCACCAATATTCTTTTAGATGACAAGTTCAGAGCTAAGGTAACGTGTCTTTTGTTAAGCTAGCTATTTGATTTGGTGGGCTACTTGACTTTGTGGATATATgtggtgctgctgctgctactatttaatatttatcgAAATGATGTGAGAATGGTAAACATTACTGCTGTTTATGGAAATAATTGCGTGCAACTGCAGATAACCGATCTCGGTATGGCAAAACGCCTAATGTCTGATGATGCAGTAGCTAGTTGTACCAATTCACCCTCAAGAATGTTGGGGACTTTCGGATACTTTGCTCCAGAGTATGCTATTGTGGGAAAGGCTTCACTAAAATCCGATGTTTTCAGTTTTGGAGTTGTTGTCCTCGAATTGATCACAGGCCGTCAACCCATCCAGAAAACAGACAACGGTGATGATGAAAGCCTTGTGATGTGGGTAAGTTTCACGTTGAATTTCGTCTATACAGTATACCATGAATACAGATGATGATTCTTCACCCTCAGTATATACTAGTGCATGATTTATCTTTtctgagtgtttttttttttcttttgattatcATGTATGTTGATGAGACTGTATGTAGGCAGCAGCTCGGTTGCGAAACAGTAGGCTGGTTGTCACAGAATTGCCTGACCCTCTGCTGAAAGGGAAGTTCCCTGAAGAGGAGATGCAGATAATGGCTCATTTAGCAAGAGAGTGCCTGCAGTGGGATCCAGAATCTCGACCAACAATGAGTGAAGTTGTTCAAATTCTCTCAGTAATTGCACCCGATAAGACCAAGAAGAAAAACTTGCGAGATGACATATTCATGGTATGTTTATCTGGGTCTTGGATTAATTTGTGTTGTCATCAAATTAAGAAGTGGATATTGCAgctttaatttaattgtttcttcTGGTTAATTTTTATGCTTCTCTTAATTAATTTCATGTGAATGTGTATGTGTAATGTTTGTTTGCTGCGTATGTTATAAACAGACTTCATCCACagagatcatgaagaaggtggcTGAGATTGAGAGCAGTGAGGGTTGTAGGGTGGAAACGATAAAAAGGAGCAGCGTTGTGTCAGTGGGATGCAATGCTTGTTGTAGTACTGCCTCTCTGCTGCCACTGCCATCAACAGCTGAGGATGATGATACACAGAACGAGGAAGACATGATTGTTTGTCAGGAATACTTGGAGGGACTGATGATGATACACTCCAGCAGGCCGGTGTCCGATGCTGAAATTGTGGACTCCTATGAACCCCGTTTCGAATTATTTCTGCAGCCACTTTGATTCAATTCCCAAGTACTTACTTATATGTCATCactagcagcagcagcagcagcagcagcagcagcagcacataTTTTGTCCATGAATAACACTGcagtttgtttttaataataatgatgataaaaataattctgAGAGACTATCATGTGAAATGTGGATCATTTAccacttgttgttgttgtatgaTCCTGCACTCctcccatattttttaaaaattaaatatagataaatgacaaatttattataatggtcctcccatatatatatatatatatatatttaataatttaccaCTTGTATGAATGATTAATGAAGCAAATAACCACATACCAAACGGATCGATGCTTATTTTCCTTGTTTCGTTGGCAGATAGTAAATGTCATCCAACACAAACTGTTGAGTTTCCTGGTTGGTTGGTAGAGTCAGCCAACCACTATGAGTAGACTCTGTTTGTAATGGTTCCTTTTGTATTTAGTTTCTATTACTATTAATGAAGTGACACTTTAGTTAGTTTAAAAATTGCGTTGGTCCCTAAACCAAATATCACTTAAAAGCATCTTTTGTCTTTCCTCTCCTTTGTATGTATGCATATAAATGGGTATAGCAACTccaaaataaatctaaatacAAGATGTACTCTCCCAATAGTAGTTCCAAGTTTTCTCTATCTTCATGGTAATATGCTTAGCTGTTgttttaagttaattaaaacaaattcaatgaAGAAACAATTCACACAAAAGCATTGACAGAAACACCAAATATCCGAGTTAAATTTTCTGTGCATCTATAAAGGGGTGGGCAGAATTTACATGCTGTAAAACACCATGTAAGATTTGGAGAGGAAAACCATAATTTATAAAGGTAGCTAAGCTAACTACTTTTGGCTGGTTAACTTATGAACAAAAGGCCCCTTTTCCTAAACCAGTAATCCATTGTAACTGGCCGGCATTATCCTCCTCCAACGACCCCGGACAGCTTAACCCAATCCCACCAATAACCTCTGGCATTTGACCATTTGGGGCAGCGGGAACCAACAGGTTCTGGCTCTTGCTCGCCACATCAGAATCACTGGCATCActctgaaaatataaataagagcAAATGAGAAATTTTCCAAGCTTTTTTTCCGAGAGGAAGAGTAAGGAACATAACAATGGAAATGCTTTTCTTGCACAAAAGCCGACTGGCCGGTCTTCCATTTTCACCCAATAATTCACACAATTCTGAATGATCAGTGGTATGATAAGAGAAActacttaaaagaaaaaattggcgGAAAGTCTTACCTGCTCATTTGTACTAACTGATTGACTCACTGGCCCA is part of the Dioscorea cayenensis subsp. rotundata cultivar TDr96_F1 chromosome 22, TDr96_F1_v2_PseudoChromosome.rev07_lg8_w22 25.fasta, whole genome shotgun sequence genome and harbors:
- the LOC120252692 gene encoding receptor-like serine/threonine-protein kinase NCRK gives rise to the protein MIPPLKLTLLCFSVLILFRCASSDELQKFRWTCICHPGSVEAPKKSSNCSAPCNCTLDIRGQERESWNCSCVSEGSSRVPSLIQDGNCFTSCKCTPDFAEIPPEGKKFISEKGLVAVLLLCVVFTITVLFTSVACYFYHKDKCSARPALPSSVKGTNWNSVANSTSNQSASMQGFYVNTSFYPRPIIGIVRKLSFIFGREKGGLPGAITQFAFVELEQATNRFSNTNLVGLGGSSNVYRGELNGVGAVAIKKLKAIGDDYEFLTEIELLSRLNHCHVVPLLGYCLESQGKQSERLLVFEYMCNGSLRDCLDVQATKPMDWGTRVIIAIGAAKGLEYLHEAAAPRILHRDIKSTNILLDDKFRAKITDLGMAKRLMSDDAVASCTNSPSRMLGTFGYFAPEYAIVGKASLKSDVFSFGVVVLELITGRQPIQKTDNGDDESLVMWAAARLRNSRLVVTELPDPLLKGKFPEEEMQIMAHLARECLQWDPESRPTMSEVVQILSVIAPDKTKKKNLRDDIFMTSSTEIMKKVAEIESSEGCRVETIKRSSVVSVGCNACCSTASLLPLPSTAEDDDTQNEEDMIVCQEYLEGLMMIHSSRPVSDAEIVDSYEPRFELFLQPL